One window from the genome of Malacoplasma penetrans HF-2 encodes:
- a CDS encoding ABC transporter permease, whose translation MEDGSELLIISKPLNRTNIFLSKILMILLFGLMNSLISLIVTSTIFAFPNSIYDYSLIALFGVPIATLIIYIAFSSLALLISVFMKKSLSLITISVINVILLFFTIFNIFVVDIRFKNDNTFTNSYRITHPITLNQNNQLDKKSVVSNVNGTDFYESYQNESSQRLYPKLSPINFYQQLSNMYGLNKQFMYLENSSLMGYSTLNYPFRFVFDFSESALEPNNLDVSLNLNINQNLTVPFYFGVRYRSLSYITMQDYSFENLNNNNGQTGNQNDQNNGEEGWGDFDYKLIIARSRNTGIEDFSDFINSNNNYFHPSEFTSFIETAVTNYIKNSTTPLEDEVWTHTSFQGENHLNYLKTYALFFNVEKLSKYAISLFLSSPKYFGTNIRNSVVLSELNRMVLQFINSDSIDFNIDIPTIKTIVKEWDALNNKSSSEEQKSQAKRTEFLQKHLDTIVNLIKLKMIGFDLSYYFYGLYDLVMNDIITNLSDDEDSLWSYLNPNGDDDHRNIYNRMMTIYLNPYSNINTGFWYDSIYKQENENYSVREYQYFYKSMAIPLNSLSKSYSFTTESYFSTSGLFVGWISFSVLVYYLSFLFFRKKDIF comes from the coding sequence ATTGAAGATGGTTCAGAACTATTAATAATTAGTAAACCATTAAATAGGACAAATATCTTTTTATCCAAAATTCTTATGATTCTTTTATTTGGGTTAATGAATTCATTAATTTCATTAATTGTAACATCTACTATTTTTGCTTTTCCAAATTCAATATATGATTATTCTTTAATTGCCCTTTTTGGTGTTCCAATAGCTACATTAATAATATATATAGCTTTTTCTTCTCTTGCTTTGTTAATTTCTGTTTTCATGAAAAAGTCTTTATCATTAATTACTATTTCTGTAATTAATGTAATCTTATTATTTTTTACTATCTTCAATATCTTTGTAGTAGATATAAGATTTAAAAATGATAATACATTTACTAATAGTTATAGAATCACTCATCCAATCACTCTTAATCAAAATAATCAATTAGATAAAAAAAGTGTTGTTTCAAATGTTAATGGTACAGATTTTTATGAAAGTTATCAAAATGAATCAAGCCAAAGACTATATCCTAAATTAAGTCCTATTAATTTTTATCAACAACTAAGTAATATGTATGGACTAAACAAACAATTTATGTATTTAGAAAATAGTTCATTAATGGGATATAGTACTTTGAACTATCCATTTCGTTTTGTATTTGATTTTAGTGAGAGTGCTTTAGAACCAAATAATTTAGATGTCTCTTTAAATTTAAATATCAATCAAAACTTAACAGTTCCTTTTTATTTTGGAGTAAGATACAGATCTCTTTCATATATTACTATGCAAGATTATTCTTTTGAAAATTTGAATAATAATAACGGTCAAACAGGCAATCAAAATGATCAAAATAACGGAGAAGAAGGTTGAGGAGATTTTGATTATAAATTAATAATAGCAAGAAGCAGAAATACAGGAATTGAAGATTTTTCTGATTTTATAAATTCAAATAATAATTATTTTCATCCATCTGAATTCACAAGTTTCATTGAAACTGCTGTTACTAATTATATAAAAAATAGCACAACACCTTTAGAAGATGAAGTTTGAACTCATACATCATTCCAAGGTGAAAACCACTTAAACTACTTAAAAACTTATGCTTTATTTTTTAATGTAGAAAAATTGTCTAAATATGCAATTTCATTATTTCTTTCATCTCCTAAATACTTTGGAACAAATATTAGAAATTCAGTTGTTTTAAGTGAACTAAATAGAATGGTATTACAATTCATTAACTCAGATTCAATAGATTTTAATATAGATATACCAACAATTAAAACCATTGTAAAAGAGTGGGATGCTTTAAATAACAAAAGTTCTTCAGAAGAACAAAAAAGCCAAGCTAAAAGAACAGAATTTCTTCAAAAGCATTTAGATACAATAGTTAATCTAATTAAATTAAAAATGATAGGTTTTGATTTATCTTACTACTTTTATGGTTTATATGATTTAGTAATGAATGATATTATTACAAATTTATCAGATGATGAAGATTCATTATGAAGTTACTTAAATCCAAATGGTGATGATGATCATAGAAATATTTATAATAGAATGATGACAATCTATCTAAATCCATACTCTAATATAAATACTGGGTTTTGATATGATTCTATTTATAAACAAGAAAATGAAAATTATTCAGTCAGAGAATATCAATACTTTTATAAATCAATGGCAATTCCATTAAACTCATTATCTAAAAGCTATTCTTTCACAACAGAAAGTTATTTTAGTACAAGTGGATTATTTGTGGGATGAATTTCTTTTTCAGTCCTAGTTTATTACCTATCTTTTTTATTTTTTAGAAAAAAAGATATTTTTTAA
- a CDS encoding ABC transporter permease has protein sequence MKKLLNSKIKQINIESIKHSLSNVFNKECFTFLFVLYIKKISYYIAIALYQLLLLVFICLSLIIDVQPTYFFSNPITITFLIFLLTVVASYITIDIYKTPIEDGSELIIVSKPLNRSSIFISKLFIISIFGLINSLISIPIVSIVFSFPNSVHSYSLIALLGIPTASLVIYLAFSSISLFASIFFKKAIALVIVSVFNVIMLFFSIINIFVVDIQLKNDNTFATSYKIQYPLVLDNQNKIDEIKVVKSSNNIDFKNTYLTYFDKRTYPKLTPINFYQQLSNMYGLNREFAYLTDESYMGYSTLNYPFYYEFDLSKNALTIDKLNLHLNLNVNTTNNNFSIPFYFGLNSYSSSYLYLGEYIEKSSTEENTQNNNANNNQTNNNGTTNQDSQDESKFEYKSQIFDVQNFYNTTFKNYINQENRYFTEKRWNTDIEESMLNYIKKKNTHLYTDTSESVSKSIYGNTTNKDFLNYYGFFLTLTKISKSALSYMFGQYYDKSNMSQRLVLDEINRLFFKFFYSSDFNINTQDIDRIINEWTLLLTEDKTTSTPTDNKESEKEKFFNDNKDILINLIKLNLIGFDLARIFYGFNDLKENNEIDTLPNGSTVWSYLNPQNNKADLNSIYNKIMNNYLNPYSSLYKSIFYEYLSDSSMKYEVTYFRNFYSPTPLQYDESSNSYFFTSRSYFDTASLFVGWVLFPTILFYISFLFFRKKDIF, from the coding sequence ATGAAAAAACTTTTAAATTCAAAAATTAAACAAATAAATATAGAATCAATCAAACATTCTTTATCCAATGTTTTTAATAAAGAATGTTTTACTTTCTTATTTGTTTTATATATTAAGAAAATTAGTTATTACATAGCTATAGCACTTTATCAATTACTGCTATTAGTATTTATATGTTTATCATTAATAATTGATGTTCAACCAACATACTTTTTTTCTAATCCAATAACTATTACTTTTTTAATATTCTTATTAACAGTGGTTGCCTCTTATATAACTATAGATATTTATAAGACACCCATTGAAGATGGATCAGAACTTATAATAGTTAGTAAACCACTTAATAGGTCAAGTATTTTTATTTCTAAGTTATTTATCATTTCAATATTTGGTTTGATTAATTCACTAATATCAATACCTATAGTTTCAATTGTTTTTTCTTTTCCAAATTCAGTTCATTCATATTCTTTAATTGCATTGTTAGGAATTCCTACAGCAAGTTTAGTAATCTATTTAGCATTTTCTTCAATTTCATTATTTGCATCTATATTTTTTAAAAAAGCTATTGCACTAGTAATAGTTTCTGTTTTCAATGTAATTATGTTGTTCTTTTCTATAATTAATATCTTTGTAGTAGATATTCAATTAAAGAATGACAATACATTTGCTACAAGTTATAAAATCCAATATCCATTAGTTCTAGATAATCAAAATAAAATAGATGAAATAAAGGTTGTAAAAAGTTCAAATAACATTGATTTTAAAAATACCTATTTAACTTACTTTGATAAAAGAACATATCCAAAATTAACACCAATTAATTTTTACCAACAACTAAGCAATATGTATGGTTTAAATAGAGAATTTGCTTATTTAACAGATGAAAGCTATATGGGGTATAGTACTTTAAATTACCCTTTCTATTATGAATTTGATTTATCTAAAAATGCTTTAACAATAGATAAACTAAATCTACATTTAAATTTGAATGTTAATACAACTAATAATAATTTTTCAATTCCTTTTTATTTTGGTTTAAATTCATATTCATCTTCTTATTTATATTTAGGTGAATATATAGAAAAATCTTCAACTGAAGAGAATACTCAAAACAACAATGCTAATAATAATCAAACTAACAACAATGGGACAACCAACCAAGATTCACAAGATGAAAGTAAGTTTGAATATAAATCTCAAATTTTTGATGTTCAAAATTTTTACAATACAACTTTTAAAAATTATATAAATCAAGAAAACAGATACTTTACTGAAAAAAGATGAAACACAGATATTGAAGAATCTATGTTGAATTATATTAAAAAGAAAAATACTCATTTATATACAGATACAAGTGAATCTGTAAGTAAATCTATTTATGGCAATACTACCAATAAAGATTTTCTAAATTACTATGGTTTCTTTTTAACATTAACAAAGATTTCAAAAAGTGCACTATCTTATATGTTTGGTCAATACTATGACAAAAGCAATATGAGTCAAAGATTAGTTTTAGATGAAATAAATAGATTGTTTTTTAAATTTTTCTATTCTTCAGATTTTAATATCAATACTCAAGATATTGATAGAATCATAAATGAATGAACTCTTCTTTTAACAGAAGATAAAACTACATCTACTCCAACTGACAACAAAGAATCAGAAAAAGAAAAATTCTTCAATGATAATAAAGATATATTAATTAACTTAATAAAGCTAAATCTAATAGGATTTGACTTAGCTAGAATTTTTTATGGCTTTAATGATTTAAAAGAAAACAATGAAATAGATACTTTACCTAATGGTAGTACGGTTTGAAGTTATTTAAATCCACAAAATAACAAAGCCGATCTAAACAGCATTTATAATAAAATTATGAATAATTATTTAAATCCATATTCTAGTTTATATAAAAGTATTTTCTATGAATATTTATCTGATAGTTCAATGAAATATGAAGTTACATACTTTAGAAATTTTTATAGCCCAACACCACTCCAATATGATGAATCATCTAACAGTTACTTTTTTACATCAAGAAGTTATTTTGATACTGCTAGCTTATTTGTTGGTTGAGTTTTATTCCCAACAATTCTTTTTTATATCTCATTTTTATTTTTTAGAAAAAAAGATATTTTTTAA
- a CDS encoding ABC transporter permease subunit: MKKYLNWNKKLSSSMNYVKNHFKNMFNKHCFIFLFVLYIKKVSYYVSILLYQAIIILFICLSLIRGDEPTYFFANPISITFLIFLLTVISSYISTDIYKTPIEDGSELLIVSKPLNRANIFISKISIISMFGLINALVALPVTAICFAFPNSVHSYSLIALFGIPIASLVIYLAFASISLFISIFLKKSLATNYCFNI, from the coding sequence ATGAAAAAATATTTAAATTGAAATAAGAAACTAAGTTCATCAATGAACTATGTTAAAAATCATTTTAAGAACATGTTTAATAAACACTGTTTTATTTTTTTATTTGTCTTATATATTAAAAAAGTAAGTTACTATGTTTCTATCTTACTTTACCAAGCAATAATAATATTGTTTATTTGTTTGTCATTAATTAGAGGTGATGAACCTACATATTTTTTTGCTAACCCAATATCAATTACATTTTTAATTTTTTTACTAACAGTTATATCTTCTTATATTTCAACAGATATTTATAAAACACCAATTGAAGATGGATCAGAGTTATTGATTGTTAGTAAACCATTAAATAGAGCAAATATCTTTATTTCAAAAATATCTATTATTTCTATGTTTGGATTAATTAATGCATTAGTTGCTTTACCTGTAACTGCAATCTGTTTTGCTTTCCCTAATTCTGTTCATTCATATTCTTTAATTGCTTTATTTGGAATCCCTATAGCTTCACTAGTAATCTATTTAGCATTTGCTTCTATTTCATTATTTATCTCTATATTTTTGAAAAAGTCATTAGCAACTAATTACTGTTTCAATATTTAA
- a CDS encoding SGNH/GDSL hydrolase family protein, whose translation MASKKIKWIAFISTMFLTGGLVIAAPLVASKVFWTNQRSGPIDYDVVYPLPETGKDVSSSIATWGVNEDRISNRAEANLRFQKAIENTWVFAGGSDFYSNFDLTKSRKNWVGLFDENIRWYYKVLNTSNPASLYSTMGRFVINVSKPNQTLKELNEKFNSKVSNLDPKNVVTIVGNEYLEASDEYNSLVSFENDLTTFVKNSLMLRDQSSTVTIIKHWKSPIKDFDTDTAYNNKVDKFNNVVNKVLYNMSVDETWSESLSRVKVIDWTDLFINHIDSQTEWPFDDNHNIIARWANSLLGKELVMAFDEGNAWTQGTIEDPESAWHGYETEFIEATTLDGAVDTTKNNLQLGTVTQTTTQSTTSYSDQPVVNLSVEIPNAVEGQYLKYILEIPDAGLTIEDYSFVTNKVITIDNIGTFPTTSTSPITNQAYTNKFELTVFDINNQPYDRLTGVLGNTSADSTTLLDSTPTDLTDAQKRFIEKFNNKNEPMVWAWVGDNVDQGVQYNVGFDSFSEVTQKSIQSDWGRWDDIFINAAMSGDFTNRAADDYLIQSRITKYAPDVLSIGLGVNDLTTGTSNGQTTNTNKDTFESNIKKIVDAAIEANPEVIIVVNAINPNGTTTTANNISTYNGYLKALFGDSTTSGGSGSANYKNNVIYNESVYTILNQVKTQHPWLYANNNKYNWFMGSDGINPSISTNIIKSKTFLSSLGVNVENSYLDSYQVKAGTPFSSSTTKSIDFAAGNTSNGPNWGLPDLKAWLATLPIGGSAANGGNVGRVMINIESTDVSDDRVYLLEPSYNSLTTTSSSTSNNYVIPFLDSGDYVLSSWAISRTAVFSSNADYYLAPANSSFKIN comes from the coding sequence ATGGCTTCAAAAAAAATAAAATGAATAGCTTTTATCTCCACAATGTTTTTAACTGGTGGATTAGTAATTGCAGCACCACTTGTAGCTTCAAAAGTTTTTTGAACTAATCAAAGATCTGGACCAATTGATTATGATGTAGTTTATCCATTACCAGAAACTGGGAAAGATGTATCATCTTCTATTGCAACTTGAGGTGTTAATGAAGATAGAATTTCTAATAGAGCAGAAGCGAACTTACGTTTTCAAAAAGCTATTGAAAACACTTGAGTATTTGCTGGTGGAAGTGATTTCTATTCTAATTTTGATTTAACTAAAAGTAGAAAAAACTGAGTAGGATTATTTGATGAAAATATCAGATGATATTACAAAGTTTTAAATACATCCAATCCTGCAAGTTTATATTCTACAATGGGTAGATTTGTTATAAATGTTTCTAAACCTAATCAAACTCTTAAAGAATTAAATGAAAAGTTTAATTCTAAAGTTAGTAATTTAGATCCTAAGAATGTTGTCACAATTGTTGGTAATGAGTATTTAGAAGCAAGTGATGAATATAATTCTTTAGTGTCTTTTGAAAATGATTTAACTACATTTGTAAAAAACTCTTTAATGTTAAGAGATCAATCATCTACTGTGACTATTATTAAACATTGAAAATCCCCTATTAAAGATTTTGATACTGATACTGCTTATAATAACAAAGTAGATAAGTTCAATAATGTAGTAAATAAAGTTTTATACAATATGTCAGTTGATGAAACATGAAGTGAATCACTTTCAAGGGTTAAAGTAATTGATTGAACAGATTTATTTATTAACCATATTGATTCACAAACTGAATGACCATTTGATGATAACCACAACATTATTGCTAGATGAGCAAACAGTTTATTAGGAAAAGAATTAGTAATGGCTTTTGATGAAGGAAATGCTTGAACTCAAGGAACTATTGAAGATCCTGAATCTGCTTGACATGGTTATGAAACAGAATTTATAGAAGCTACTACACTTGATGGAGCAGTAGATACTACTAAAAACAATTTACAACTAGGAACAGTAACTCAAACTACAACACAATCTACAACTTCTTATAGTGACCAACCTGTTGTTAATTTATCTGTAGAAATTCCAAATGCAGTTGAAGGACAATATTTAAAATATATTTTAGAAATACCTGATGCTGGACTAACAATAGAAGACTATTCATTTGTAACAAATAAAGTTATTACAATTGATAATATTGGAACATTTCCAACAACAAGTACTAGTCCAATTACAAATCAAGCATATACTAATAAATTTGAATTGACTGTATTTGATATTAATAATCAGCCATATGATCGTCTTACAGGGGTTTTAGGAAATACTTCAGCAGATTCAACTACATTATTAGATTCAACTCCAACTGATTTAACTGATGCTCAAAAAAGATTTATAGAAAAATTTAATAATAAGAATGAACCAATGGTTTGAGCTTGAGTTGGAGATAATGTTGACCAAGGTGTTCAATACAATGTTGGCTTTGATAGTTTTAGTGAAGTAACTCAAAAAAGCATTCAAAGTGATTGAGGTAGATGAGATGATATTTTCATTAATGCAGCAATGAGTGGTGACTTTACTAATAGAGCAGCAGATGATTATTTAATTCAATCAAGAATTACTAAATATGCTCCTGATGTTTTATCAATTGGACTGGGTGTAAATGATTTAACTACAGGAACTAGTAATGGTCAAACTACTAATACTAATAAAGATACATTTGAAAGTAATATTAAAAAAATAGTAGATGCTGCAATAGAAGCAAATCCTGAAGTAATCATTGTAGTTAATGCAATCAATCCTAATGGAACTACTACAACTGCTAATAATATTTCAACATACAATGGATATTTAAAAGCTTTATTTGGTGATTCTACTACTAGTGGTGGAAGTGGATCAGCAAACTATAAAAATAACGTTATCTATAATGAAAGTGTTTACACTATTTTAAATCAAGTGAAAACTCAACATCCTTGATTATATGCAAACAATAATAAATACAATTGATTCATGGGAAGTGATGGAATTAATCCAAGTATTAGCACTAACATAATTAAATCTAAGACATTCTTATCATCTTTGGGTGTAAATGTAGAGAATAGTTATTTAGATAGCTATCAAGTAAAAGCTGGAACTCCTTTTTCAAGTTCTACTACTAAATCAATTGATTTTGCTGCTGGTAATACAAGTAATGGTCCTAATTGAGGACTTCCTGATCTTAAGGCTTGATTAGCAACTTTACCAATTGGTGGTTCAGCTGCAAATGGAGGTAATGTAGGAAGAGTTATGATTAATATTGAAAGCACTGATGTATCGGATGATAGAGTATACTTATTAGAACCAAGTTACAATAGTTTAACTACTACAAGTTCATCAACTAGTAATAACTATGTAATACCATTTTTAGATTCTGGAGATTATGTGTTATCTTCTTGAGCAATTTCTAGAACTGCAGTATTTTCTTCAAATGCAGATTATTATTTAGCACCTGCCAATTCTTCATTTAAAATAAACTAA
- a CDS encoding SGNH/GDSL hydrolase family protein, whose product MIKRNKMKKNWLLALSSPLLVVPIVLTSCTKTEEETSVYKKDGLYSLNNNLGTKIQSAMQSGEMNNNFGFFGGNDLFNYDIYQNNAYRSYVDLFSDYMRYNGPYKLDSSPYQFDTASKRRTIGSRFVFDLSSKDQTLATIVNDYNGLVKDNNIKTSVLVVDSADINNLSTEGATTEFETNLKRFILNGTSQNKNKGMVIIQKHYKTNDSSFNNSVDLINSIIDKVVLSFADDADLFSRIGLVDVSKNTDNANFKSIGINSSNLLTPYGTLELLNIFVDSLYPKHTSIAEWTSSVDDIKADVINQTITKETSYLQTADSTKVINFKNYLSNNSKLKWAFVGDSLTNGSYFTRGYSGLYEYFKWYLKHDWNRPDDLVVNMGIHSNQYSLEYSSQNYGYNFLGYAPDVVHLWMGINDIYYESTASKITNTYFSNYLNKTLTDLESVNKNAWIVVSTIPTPKSDTVTNEIKTAIGNANVAIKNFAKSNSKVILNDLASVVDKVLEIDPNYQSNIYASDLLHYQSTAYVTFAKNLLTVLGENFPDPPKSETEDESTTTTLNSRIETILDSVQGKN is encoded by the coding sequence ATGATCAAAAGAAATAAAATGAAAAAGAATTGATTGTTAGCATTAAGTTCTCCTCTTTTAGTGGTTCCAATTGTTTTAACAAGTTGTACTAAAACTGAAGAAGAAACTTCTGTTTATAAAAAAGATGGTTTGTACTCACTTAATAATAATTTAGGAACAAAAATACAAAGTGCAATGCAAAGTGGTGAGATGAATAATAACTTTGGATTCTTTGGTGGTAATGATTTATTTAATTATGATATTTATCAAAATAATGCTTACAGATCTTATGTTGATTTATTCTCAGATTACATGAGATACAATGGGCCTTATAAATTAGATAGTAGTCCTTATCAATTTGATACTGCTTCTAAAAGAAGAACAATTGGATCAAGATTTGTATTTGACTTAAGTTCTAAAGATCAAACATTAGCTACAATTGTGAATGATTATAATGGTTTAGTAAAAGACAATAATATTAAAACTTCAGTGTTAGTTGTAGATTCAGCTGATATTAATAATTTAAGTACTGAAGGTGCAACAACAGAATTTGAAACCAATCTAAAAAGATTTATTTTAAATGGAACTAGTCAAAATAAAAATAAAGGAATGGTAATTATTCAAAAGCACTACAAGACTAATGATTCTAGCTTTAATAACTCTGTAGATTTAATAAACAGCATAATTGATAAAGTAGTTTTATCATTTGCAGATGATGCTGATCTGTTTAGCAGAATTGGTTTAGTAGATGTTTCAAAAAATACTGATAATGCTAACTTTAAATCTATTGGAATAAATTCAAGTAATTTATTAACTCCATATGGAACTTTAGAATTGCTAAATATATTTGTAGATTCTTTGTATCCAAAGCATACTTCAATTGCTGAATGAACTTCTAGTGTTGATGATATTAAAGCAGATGTTATTAACCAAACAATTACAAAAGAAACTTCATATTTGCAAACTGCAGATTCTACTAAAGTTATAAATTTTAAAAATTATTTAAGTAACAATTCAAAATTAAAATGAGCATTTGTGGGTGACTCATTAACTAATGGAAGTTATTTCACTAGAGGTTATAGTGGATTATATGAATACTTTAAGTGATATTTAAAACATGACTGAAATAGACCAGATGATTTGGTAGTAAACATGGGAATTCACTCTAACCAATACTCATTAGAATATAGTAGTCAAAACTATGGATATAACTTTTTAGGATATGCTCCAGATGTTGTTCATTTATGAATGGGGATTAATGACATTTATTATGAATCAACTGCTTCTAAAATTACTAATACTTACTTTAGTAATTATCTAAATAAAACTTTAACTGATTTAGAAAGTGTTAATAAAAATGCTTGAATTGTGGTTTCTACAATTCCTACTCCAAAATCAGATACAGTAACTAATGAAATTAAAACAGCAATTGGTAATGCAAATGTTGCTATTAAAAACTTTGCTAAAAGCAACTCAAAAGTAATCTTGAATGATTTAGCAAGTGTAGTAGATAAAGTTTTAGAAATAGATCCAAATTATCAATCAAATATTTATGCTTCTGATTTACTACATTATCAAAGCACTGCATATGTTACATTTGCAAAGAACTTACTAACAGTTTTAGGAGAAAATTTTCCAGATCCTCCAAAATCAGAAACTGAAGATGAAAGCACAACTACTACATTAAATTCAAGAATTGAAACTATATTAGATTCTGTACAAGGTAAAAATTAA
- a CDS encoding acyltransferase, whose protein sequence is MSNNKKIFNSKQRKNVIDEIEKDYLLNGQENKNKDIKSKDKNSKNEKAEPSLIKPDSLDVSKQDKKSDESLNLENKENEKPSLLKTKLNKESSSENEDLRTMFKSTEVEDEILKNKRNKNSLKIDPVKVSDKNETLLSKEPKSEIPINSLSESVKPEPEVEPDIKIVLEKSGSSNINVELIKEPDKPTAQIQLTDQKETKVSTIPKFKDAIQKNFNLTKYGKMETNLSWLKILAILLVVLTHTIQSPLGWASNNGGSIEALYPIIGNNAYYLHFFQILSIPCVNIFVVISCFLENKPLKIKFYKLIKLYLQITFILLMMTVFKWIVWPTKISYEDWIDSIIWFFIEDPWYFTAYFAFLMIVPFVNYMFKKLTKNGVNIAFLVVMIVFILWKLLAMFAGRGLWDSSLGIFGNYGIRDAVTNRGYNVINFLVIYVIVQWLIVHDFFRRFKWYGWTITYLVTFGIQYLMIVWTYSNMLYEYSNPFVILSAISLFGMFYNMKLKKKNEYVNYLSTLTLLIFLLHWNQLGKTFIMYSSADSDLGDMWLSYIMRTLMRQPVVFMTGAWVAEPNLWAVHVLLIFALLATALFMMSLIYDLLSRLITALPPWNAFVNMSKSLLMLERYEVLFVDDQKK, encoded by the coding sequence ATGTCAAACAATAAAAAAATATTTAATAGTAAACAAAGAAAAAATGTCATTGATGAAATAGAAAAAGATTATTTGTTGAATGGTCAAGAAAATAAAAATAAAGACATTAAATCAAAAGATAAAAATTCTAAAAATGAAAAAGCAGAACCATCATTAATAAAACCAGATTCTTTAGATGTATCTAAACAAGATAAAAAAAGTGATGAATCATTAAATCTTGAAAATAAGGAAAATGAAAAACCTAGTTTATTAAAAACCAAATTAAATAAAGAATCTTCAAGTGAAAATGAAGATTTAAGAACTATGTTTAAAAGCACAGAAGTTGAAGATGAAATATTAAAAAACAAAAGAAATAAAAATAGCTTAAAAATAGATCCAGTAAAAGTTTCTGATAAAAATGAAACTTTATTATCAAAAGAACCAAAAAGTGAAATTCCAATTAATTCTTTATCTGAATCAGTTAAACCAGAACCAGAAGTTGAACCTGATATAAAGATTGTTTTAGAAAAAAGTGGATCCTCCAATATTAATGTTGAATTAATAAAAGAGCCTGACAAACCAACTGCACAAATCCAATTAACAGATCAAAAAGAAACAAAAGTAAGCACTATACCAAAATTTAAAGATGCTATCCAAAAGAATTTCAATTTAACTAAATATGGAAAAATGGAAACTAATTTATCTTGATTAAAGATATTAGCAATTCTATTAGTAGTATTAACGCATACTATTCAATCACCTCTTGGATGAGCTTCTAACAATGGTGGGTCAATTGAAGCGCTATATCCAATAATTGGAAATAATGCCTATTATCTTCATTTCTTTCAAATTCTATCAATCCCTTGTGTAAATATATTTGTGGTTATCTCCTGTTTTTTAGAGAACAAACCACTCAAGATTAAGTTTTATAAATTAATTAAATTATATTTACAAATTACATTCATCTTATTAATGATGACTGTGTTTAAGTGGATTGTGTGACCTACTAAAATTAGTTATGAAGATTGGATTGATTCAATTATTTGATTCTTCATTGAAGACCCTTGATACTTTACAGCTTACTTTGCATTCTTAATGATAGTTCCATTTGTGAACTATATGTTTAAAAAACTTACAAAGAATGGTGTTAATATCGCATTCTTAGTAGTAATGATTGTTTTCATTTTATGAAAACTATTGGCTATGTTTGCAGGTAGAGGTTTATGAGATAGCTCTCTTGGAATTTTTGGAAATTATGGAATAAGAGATGCGGTTACAAACAGAGGTTACAATGTTATTAACTTCTTAGTAATTTATGTAATTGTGCAATGACTAATTGTTCATGACTTCTTTAGAAGATTTAAATGATATGGATGAACAATTACATATTTAGTAACTTTTGGAATTCAATACTTAATGATTGTTTGAACATACTCAAACATGTTATATGAATATTCAAATCCTTTTGTTATTCTTTCAGCAATTTCATTATTTGGAATGTTCTACAATATGAAATTAAAAAAGAAAAATGAATATGTAAATTATTTATCTACATTAACTTTATTAATCTTCTTGTTACACTGAAATCAATTAGGAAAAACATTCATTATGTATAGTTCTGCAGACTCTGATCTTGGTGATATGTGATTAAGTTACATTATGAGAACTTTAATGAGACAACCAGTTGTGTTTATGACTGGAGCTTGGGTAGCTGAACCAAACTTATGAGCAGTTCATGTATTGTTGATATTTGCATTATTAGCAACAGCACTATTTATGATGTCTCTTATATATGATTTATTAAGTAGATTGATTACTGCTTTACCACCTTGAAATGCATTTGTGAATATGAGTAAGTCTTTATTAATGCTAGAAAGATATGAGGTTTTATTTGTAGATGATCAAAAGAAATAA